A window of Halomonas sp. H10-9-1 contains these coding sequences:
- a CDS encoding ABC transporter permease, with amino-acid sequence MTTDAKTNKLQRFKNLEFILGILLVGSIGLAVIFSGWLFPGGSELNLAYRLTPPLAEPAFPLGTDPLGRDILTRVIIGGEISLKVGVYSALGAVIVGIIMGLVSGYYGGFIDVIVMRFADVQLALPFILLAITFIAVIGGGLTNMIILLIISQWVQYARLVRGSVLSLRDREFILSAKAIGVNDVRILFQHLLPNLIGPVIVLMTLNVANNILLESSLTFLGLGVDPVIPSWGGMLAEGRTYLQTAWWVSVFPGLAILFTVLGLNLLGDWLRDALDPTGRTSL; translated from the coding sequence ATGACAACGGATGCAAAGACCAATAAGCTGCAGCGCTTTAAGAACCTAGAGTTTATACTCGGTATATTGCTGGTAGGTAGCATAGGCCTCGCCGTCATATTTTCTGGTTGGCTTTTCCCTGGTGGCTCCGAGCTTAATCTCGCCTATCGGTTAACCCCTCCGCTCGCTGAGCCAGCCTTTCCGCTTGGAACGGATCCACTAGGTCGTGACATCCTCACCCGTGTCATTATCGGTGGTGAGATTTCATTGAAGGTAGGCGTCTATTCGGCACTCGGCGCTGTCATTGTCGGCATTATCATGGGACTAGTATCAGGCTACTATGGTGGGTTTATTGACGTCATCGTCATGAGGTTTGCTGATGTACAGCTTGCCTTGCCGTTCATCTTGCTTGCCATCACTTTCATTGCGGTGATTGGTGGTGGCCTGACTAACATGATCATTCTTCTTATCATCTCGCAGTGGGTACAGTATGCCCGCCTGGTTAGGGGCTCAGTACTGTCATTACGAGACCGTGAGTTCATCTTGTCAGCCAAGGCGATAGGTGTGAATGATGTCAGAATCCTTTTCCAACATCTGCTACCCAACTTGATTGGTCCGGTAATCGTTTTAATGACGCTCAATGTGGCTAACAACATTCTTCTCGAAAGCAGCCTGACATTCCTGGGACTGGGGGTTGATCCCGTAATTCCCAGCTGGGGCGGCATGCTGGCAGAGGGCCGAACCTATCTTCAAACCGCATGGTGGGTCAGCGTATTTCCAGGTCTCGCCATTCTCTTCACGGTACTGGGGTTAAACCTTCTCGGCGACTGGCTACGGGATGCCCTTGATCCAACTGGACGGACTTCATTATGA
- a CDS encoding ABC transporter permease: MAKFLLYRILQAIFVVIAVTLIVSFAIRLTGDPAVMLAQGAGSITEADLDRIREALGLNQPFITQYLNFLKGILVGDFGRSFMGGTPVSDLISRALPATLSLAFASLLVSIVVSIPLGIKAATSRGRWPDQMIRIFSLIGLSFPNFWLAIMLVLLFSITFNLLPPSGMEGFASFIMPAVTMGIILTATNVRLVRTTMLETLRSQYIMVARAKGLSNTKVLYKHALRNCSIPLITYFGLQFGGLLGGIVVVERVFNWPGLGTLAFEAVSARDYPVLQGVITVLSLLIISINLAVDIAYGLVDPRVRKD, encoded by the coding sequence GTGGCAAAGTTTCTTCTATACCGAATACTGCAAGCCATTTTTGTGGTGATAGCGGTCACGCTGATCGTCTCATTCGCTATTCGGTTGACCGGTGATCCTGCTGTCATGCTGGCACAAGGGGCAGGCAGCATCACCGAAGCGGATCTGGACAGAATTCGCGAAGCGCTGGGATTAAACCAACCATTCATCACACAATACCTTAATTTCTTGAAAGGCATTCTGGTAGGTGACTTTGGGCGAAGCTTCATGGGAGGCACACCGGTCAGTGACCTGATCAGTCGCGCCTTGCCAGCCACCCTCTCGTTGGCATTCGCCTCGCTATTGGTGTCTATCGTCGTCTCAATACCCTTGGGCATCAAAGCGGCCACATCCCGGGGCCGTTGGCCAGATCAAATGATCCGGATTTTTTCGCTAATCGGATTATCATTCCCGAACTTCTGGCTTGCCATCATGCTGGTACTGCTATTTTCCATTACATTTAACCTGCTACCACCGAGCGGTATGGAAGGTTTTGCCAGTTTTATCATGCCGGCTGTCACCATGGGCATTATCCTCACGGCCACCAATGTCCGGCTGGTCCGTACCACGATGCTGGAAACTCTGCGCTCGCAGTACATCATGGTGGCTCGCGCCAAAGGGCTGTCCAACACCAAGGTGTTGTATAAACATGCGCTGCGTAACTGTTCCATCCCGCTGATCACGTACTTTGGCCTTCAGTTTGGCGGCTTGTTGGGTGGCATTGTTGTGGTGGAACGTGTTTTCAATTGGCCCGGATTGGGCACATTAGCATTTGAAGCCGTCTCAGCACGTGACTATCCGGTCTTGCAAGGTGTAATCACAGTCCTTTCCCTGCTGATTATCTCCATCAACTTAGCGGTTGATATTGCGTACGGCCTGGTCGACCCCCGAGTGCGGAAGGATTAA
- a CDS encoding ABC transporter substrate-binding protein: protein MLKIKKTVLASLIAGAALGVSLSATAQASSLTLSSPQDPGSWDPIDTFLVNWASVATNIFDGLTYRGPDLELVPGLATDWEVLDDGTRIRFTLREDVTFHNGEPFNAEAVKFTFDRLLGDEGAQGPQRSNYTAIDNVEVIDDVTVDFHLNEPDPVLLTKLAGYGAMIVPPQYITEHGDDHFNTNPVGTGPFQVVEYTPRESVELEAFEDHWAGAPKLDEVTYRFITEPSTAVAELQAGRVDIVIPPTIPIGMIETIENDEDTQVMSVASPTVEAIRFNTQNGITADERVRKAMIMAVDRQAIIDAILAGEGQMIASFQSAQSFGNDPEMEPLPYDPQRAKELLKEAGVEPGASVQIDVRGNDATFGEVAQVVASYLQAVGINASIQPYETNVLLNDIIPPGRTGEMFQQKWGGWTFDYDNTAYLMYHTGERWNPYDSDEELDAMLEEQRSITDQEKREDLLQSIARYTQDRALEMPLYSINALYGVRDRVQNFEPAPDNRIRLTNVDVADE from the coding sequence ATGTTGAAAATAAAGAAGACTGTGTTAGCAAGCCTCATTGCCGGCGCTGCGCTGGGAGTGTCGCTTTCCGCCACCGCGCAAGCGAGCTCGTTAACCTTGTCCTCGCCTCAGGATCCGGGCAGCTGGGATCCCATCGATACGTTTTTGGTGAACTGGGCATCCGTCGCGACCAATATTTTTGATGGATTAACCTACCGGGGCCCTGATCTTGAGCTCGTCCCTGGCCTCGCAACAGACTGGGAAGTGCTGGATGACGGCACGCGCATTCGCTTCACACTGCGTGAAGATGTCACCTTTCACAATGGTGAACCTTTCAATGCCGAAGCGGTGAAATTCACGTTTGATCGTTTGTTAGGTGATGAAGGTGCACAAGGGCCTCAGCGCTCAAATTATACTGCCATTGACAATGTTGAAGTCATAGACGACGTGACTGTCGACTTTCATTTGAATGAACCCGACCCAGTGCTGCTAACCAAGCTCGCAGGTTATGGGGCCATGATCGTGCCTCCGCAGTACATTACTGAACATGGTGATGATCACTTCAACACTAACCCGGTGGGAACGGGTCCATTCCAGGTTGTGGAGTATACACCCAGGGAATCGGTGGAACTTGAGGCCTTCGAAGATCACTGGGCAGGCGCACCAAAGCTAGACGAAGTGACGTATCGCTTTATCACAGAGCCCTCCACTGCGGTGGCAGAACTTCAGGCTGGCCGTGTTGATATCGTCATTCCGCCCACTATCCCCATTGGAATGATTGAAACGATAGAAAACGATGAAGACACACAGGTCATGAGTGTGGCTTCCCCTACCGTCGAAGCCATTCGATTCAATACGCAAAATGGTATTACGGCTGATGAGCGTGTCAGGAAAGCAATGATCATGGCTGTTGATCGACAGGCTATCATCGATGCCATTCTTGCTGGCGAAGGCCAAATGATTGCCAGCTTCCAAAGTGCTCAATCCTTTGGTAATGATCCGGAGATGGAACCGCTGCCGTATGACCCACAGCGTGCTAAGGAGCTGCTCAAGGAGGCAGGGGTAGAACCGGGCGCTAGTGTCCAAATTGATGTGCGAGGCAACGATGCCACCTTTGGCGAGGTAGCCCAGGTAGTGGCGTCTTATCTCCAAGCTGTCGGCATCAATGCCTCCATCCAGCCCTACGAAACCAATGTACTGCTCAACGACATCATTCCGCCAGGTCGCACTGGCGAAATGTTCCAGCAGAAATGGGGTGGCTGGACATTTGACTACGACAACACCGCCTATCTGATGTATCACACCGGCGAGCGTTGGAACCCGTACGACAGTGATGAAGAATTGGATGCAATGCTCGAAGAGCAGCGCAGTATTACGGACCAGGAAAAACGTGAAGACCTCCTGCAGTCGATTGCCCGCTATACGCAAGATAGAGCACTGGAAATGCCGCTCTACAGCATCAATGCCCTCTACGGTGTTCGCGACAGGGTACAAAACTTTGAACCTGCACCCGATAATCGTATTCGCCTGACCAACGTTGATGTAGCAGACGAATAA
- a CDS encoding ABC transporter ATP-binding protein gives MTTAPTLSVRSLSVNFGSNRVVDKLSFDVFPGKTTAIVGESGSGKSMTSLAIMRLVEYLNATISEGSIQFRSEEGTSSPIELTTLSENDMRKVRGKDIAMIFQEPMTSLNPVYTIGDQIAEVLMLHEKHTKKSAYTEAQKLLELVRLPDAGALLDRYPHQLSGGMRQRVMIAMALACRPKVLVADEPTTALDVTIQAQILTIMRDLQQELGMGVIFITHDMGVVAEMADQVVVMRKGKKVEEGTVESIFSKPSHPYTQALLAAVPKLGSMKGETFPRMDPLIEIEGDTTRTVGESRQQDTARTSEPPVVEIENLITRFEIRKGFFGGVSHRVHAVENVSFNIYPGETLALVGESGSGKSTIGRTIQKLQESTSGAIRFNGKNIADMSRIEKMKLRQQVQYVFQDPFASLDPRKTVGFSIAEPIRTHGLLKGNQQIKDRVNELLKRVGLTAAQADRYPHEFSGGQRQRICIARALACKPKLIIADEALSALDVSIQAQIIHLLMELQQEEGLAYLFISHDMAVVEKMSHRVAVLHLGQIVEMGERQAVFDSPQHSYTRKLLSAVPVADPSKRRTRTLLQGDILSPIRKVGDEPEHLTLIEHGPGHFVAQEPESSVSYAS, from the coding sequence GTGACAACGGCACCCACTCTTTCGGTACGGTCACTGAGCGTGAATTTCGGATCCAATCGCGTAGTTGACAAGCTAAGCTTTGATGTTTTCCCCGGAAAAACCACCGCCATTGTTGGGGAGTCAGGGTCAGGGAAGTCGATGACTTCCTTGGCCATCATGCGATTGGTGGAATACCTCAACGCAACTATCAGCGAAGGGTCCATTCAATTTCGAAGTGAGGAAGGCACCTCTTCTCCTATTGAATTAACAACTCTGTCAGAAAACGACATGCGCAAGGTTCGTGGAAAAGACATTGCGATGATTTTCCAAGAACCAATGACATCATTGAACCCTGTCTATACCATCGGTGATCAAATCGCTGAAGTACTGATGCTTCACGAGAAGCACACCAAGAAATCAGCATATACCGAAGCCCAGAAACTCTTGGAACTGGTTCGCCTCCCGGATGCCGGAGCATTACTTGACCGATATCCTCACCAGCTTTCAGGAGGCATGCGCCAGCGCGTGATGATCGCCATGGCGCTGGCATGCAGGCCCAAAGTGCTGGTTGCTGACGAGCCCACCACGGCACTGGACGTCACGATACAGGCACAGATTCTGACCATCATGCGTGACTTGCAGCAAGAGTTAGGCATGGGCGTGATCTTCATTACCCACGATATGGGCGTGGTCGCCGAAATGGCCGATCAGGTCGTGGTAATGCGCAAAGGTAAAAAAGTAGAAGAAGGTACGGTGGAGAGCATCTTTTCCAAGCCAAGCCATCCATATACCCAAGCGCTGCTTGCCGCTGTGCCAAAACTCGGCAGCATGAAGGGTGAAACGTTTCCGCGCATGGATCCCTTGATCGAAATAGAAGGCGACACGACACGCACCGTCGGTGAGAGTCGACAACAGGACACCGCACGAACAAGTGAGCCACCCGTCGTAGAAATCGAAAACCTGATAACCCGGTTTGAAATACGTAAAGGTTTTTTTGGTGGGGTTAGTCACAGAGTTCACGCTGTGGAGAATGTCAGCTTCAACATTTACCCTGGAGAAACACTTGCGCTGGTAGGAGAATCAGGTTCCGGCAAATCAACCATAGGCAGAACCATACAAAAACTTCAAGAATCTACTAGCGGTGCTATAAGATTTAACGGCAAGAACATCGCCGATATGTCACGTATCGAAAAGATGAAACTCCGACAACAGGTACAATATGTCTTCCAGGACCCCTTTGCATCGCTTGACCCCAGGAAAACTGTAGGTTTTTCCATTGCGGAACCGATCCGCACACACGGACTGCTGAAAGGCAATCAACAGATCAAGGATCGTGTCAATGAATTACTTAAGCGCGTCGGGTTGACTGCCGCGCAGGCAGACCGATATCCGCATGAATTTTCGGGGGGGCAACGCCAGCGTATCTGCATTGCGAGAGCACTGGCGTGCAAACCAAAACTGATCATCGCTGATGAAGCACTTTCTGCTCTGGATGTATCAATCCAAGCTCAAATTATTCATTTGTTGATGGAACTGCAACAAGAAGAAGGCCTCGCCTACCTCTTCATCAGTCACGACATGGCGGTCGTAGAGAAGATGAGTCATCGAGTAGCGGTGCTTCACCTAGGCCAAATCGTGGAAATGGGTGAACGCCAAGCCGTCTTCGACAGCCCACAACACTCTTATACACGCAAGTTACTTAGCGCCGTACCAGTAGCGGACCCAAGCAAGCGACGCACACGAACCCTGCTACAAGGCGACATTCTCAGCCCAATCCGAAAAGTCGGTGATGAGCCGGAACATCTCACACTCATCGAACACGGGCCAGGCCACTTTGTGGCACAAGAACCAGAGAGTTCAGTAAGCTATGCTTCCTGA